The following proteins are encoded in a genomic region of Hyla sarda isolate aHylSar1 chromosome 3, aHylSar1.hap1, whole genome shotgun sequence:
- the LOC130360946 gene encoding taste receptor type 2 member 40-like — translation MASTLHVIFSSIFFIEILLGIIINGFIVIAICIEWKKQRQIHPGDQILLCLVLSRLSLLLTVLATNILLTFFPHLRVHASEYFIMVRLLFSYSSIWFATLLSVFYCVKITTYNHPLFMYIKTRISKLVPWFIAGCSLASLSSSLPVGWCVFTKHILDPSNVTSHIDSKSANFFNLFLIYNFGSSPPLVLCCVSVVLLMRYLSAHTRVMQENRGFRNPNLQSHYRILRSTTCFFLLYFAYYIIVNLTTTGIVTHDSPWIILCSIFTSVTPVLHSVILILSNSKLRQASKSLFCHPRHFKQEVKSLNHLPNTEPLGRLEDGE, via the coding sequence ATGGCTTCTACCCTCCATGTTATCTTCTCCTCTATCTTCTTCATTGAAATCTTACTAGGAATAataatcaatggatttattgtcATTGCAATCTGCATTGAGTGGAAGAAGCAAAGACAAATCCATCCCGGTGACCAGATCTTGCTGTGCTTGGTTCTTTCTCGGCTGTCCTTGCTGTTGACAGTATTGGCCACTAACATCTTGCTAACATTTTTCCCCCATCTACGGGTCCATGCTAGTGAGTATTTTATAATGGTCCGCTTATTGTTCAGCTACAGTAGCATCTGGTTTGCTACATTGCTCTCTGTTTTTTATTGCGTGAAGATCACTACATACAACCATCCCTTATTCATGTACATAAAAACGAGAATCTCCAAGCTGGTTCCTTGGTTCATTGCCGGATGTTCCTTGGCTTCACTGTCGTCTAGTCTACCTGTAGGCTGGTGTGTCTTCACAAAGCACATCTTAGATCCATCCAATGTTACCTCGCATATTGACTCAAAAAGTGCAAATTTTTTCAACTTATTTCTCATCTACAATTTTGGCTCCTCTCCACCACTTGTCCTGTGTTGTGTCTCGGTTGTCCTCCTCATGAGATACCTCTCAGCACACACCAGGGTTATGCAAGAaaacagaggtttccgaaacccaAACCTACAATCCCATTATAGAATTTTAAGAAGTACAACCTGTTTCTTCCTTTTATATTTCGCATACTATATCATTGTAAATCTGACAACCACTGGGATAGTCACACATGATAGCCCCTGGATCATATTGTGCTCAATTTTTACATCTGTCACCCCAGTTCTTCATTCCGTCATCCTGATCTTAAGTAACTCAAAGCTCCGACAAGCATCTAAGAGTCTTTTTTGTCATCCCAGACATTTTAAACAAGAAGTAAAGTCTCTCAATCACCTTCCGAACACTGAACCTCTGGGACGCTTGGAAGATGGAGAATAG